The following coding sequences lie in one Deltaproteobacteria bacterium genomic window:
- a CDS encoding cold-shock protein has product MAKGTVKWFNEQKGFGFIEQEDGPDVFVHFSAIQSEGFKTLHEGQAVEFEVVEGPKGAQAANVVAAN; this is encoded by the coding sequence ATGGCAAAAGGAACGGTTAAGTGGTTTAACGAGCAAAAGGGCTTTGGATTTATTGAGCAGGAAGATGGACCAGATGTTTTTGTACATTTCAGCGCCATCCAGAGCGAGGGTTTTAAAACCCTTCATGAGGGACAGGCTGTAGAGTTCGAGGTAGTTGAAGGCCCCAAGGGAGCCCAGGCTGCAAATGTAGTTGCTGCTAACTAA
- a CDS encoding RNA pseudouridine synthase: MFNPQIIYCDNHLFVLNKPAGLLVQGDRSGDLSLLDLARAYIKEKYNKPGNVYLGLVHRLDRPVSGVVVLARTSKAAARLSQQFKSRKVTKIYHAMVEGKVAKEGRWFDNIVRNGVTSRVTEQEEGLPAELTFCRLNYFDGISHVEIDLATGRHHQIRVQFASRGYPVLGDFRYGSRVKFGDKALALHARILSLTHPTKEEKMTFTAEYPESWRSYGDL; this comes from the coding sequence TTGTTTAATCCTCAGATCATATACTGTGATAATCACCTCTTTGTCCTTAATAAACCGGCCGGCCTTCTGGTGCAGGGTGACAGGAGTGGTGATCTTTCTCTCCTCGATCTGGCAAGGGCTTATATTAAAGAAAAGTACAATAAGCCTGGAAATGTTTATCTCGGTCTTGTTCATCGACTGGACAGGCCCGTTTCAGGTGTCGTTGTTCTTGCCCGTACGTCAAAAGCCGCCGCCCGCCTCTCTCAGCAATTTAAAAGCAGAAAGGTTACCAAGATCTACCACGCTATGGTTGAGGGGAAAGTGGCCAAAGAGGGCAGGTGGTTTGATAATATCGTTCGAAATGGTGTTACCAGTCGCGTAACGGAGCAGGAGGAGGGCCTTCCGGCGGAACTGACTTTTTGCAGGTTAAATTATTTTGACGGCATTTCTCACGTAGAGATTGATCTCGCCACGGGGAGGCATCACCAGATTAGAGTGCAGTTTGCATCCAGGGGCTATCCTGTTCTTGGAGATTTCAGGTATGGTTCCAGAGTAAAATTTGGTGATAAAGCGCTTGCTCTGCATGCCAGGATCTTAAGCCTTACCCATCCCACAAAAGAGGAAAAGATGACATTTACAGCGGAGTACCCCGAAAGCTGGCGTTCTTATGGTGATCTTTGA
- a CDS encoding TlpA family protein disulfide reductase → MAGVLARRYALFPLLLFLLVSCGKGGSVVGKEAPPFKLDLLEGGQIGISDLRGKPVILYFFASWUWRCKDEIPLVKGAYSKYKEKGLTIIGIGIQDKKEKIADYVKEKKLEWPVGFDKGDLIARTYGITFGAGVVFIDSSGIVQGRFLGGFGNKELEKEIGKIVK, encoded by the coding sequence ATGGCTGGTGTTTTAGCAAGAAGATATGCCCTTTTTCCCCTCCTTTTGTTTCTTCTTGTTTCTTGTGGAAAAGGGGGCTCTGTTGTAGGTAAGGAAGCGCCACCCTTTAAGTTGGACCTTCTTGAAGGAGGGCAGATCGGTATAAGCGATTTAAGAGGCAAGCCTGTTATTCTCTATTTTTTTGCAAGCTGGTGATGGCGCTGCAAGGATGAGATTCCCCTGGTCAAGGGGGCATACAGTAAATACAAGGAAAAAGGGCTCACTATCATCGGTATCGGTATCCAGGATAAAAAAGAGAAAATAGCCGATTATGTAAAGGAGAAAAAACTGGAATGGCCCGTGGGTTTTGACAAAGGAGATCTTATTGCCAGAACTTATGGTATAACTTTTGGCGCCGGTGTCGTGTTTATTGATTCCTCCGGTATTGTGCAGGGTCGCTTTCTGGGTGGCTTTGGCAATAAAGAACTGGAAAAAGAGATTGGGAAAATAGTTAAATAA
- a CDS encoding ATP-binding protein — protein sequence MYISPLKKIKIAELEDRQRRRRDFYILIGTILTMAGLTFLETALYKQGGELPVANNILIFVIININVILLLLILYLLVRNLVKLFFERKSRILGAKLKTKLVAAFVSLSLIPTLLLFSFSVAFISNSIEDWFSAPVEKTLKGAEQISRSFNNAKADEAIYHANQISKKIKERKLINQNRLNSLRWYLKAKVVEYRLGSIEVFSPHQKVLAAAVHPDLSADLFSLPESSLIKDGLMGKKTSVIQTVGKGDMIRGVSPIYSTWKKDDIVAVAVATYYIPYRLVAKMTDISNSYKEYRQLKMVKYPVKMNYLMTLLMVTLVIIFTAIWFGLYLAKGITVPIQELAEGTNEVANGNLDFKIDLESGDEVGTLVSSFNKMTEDIKVSKRRLEKSNLDLENRRRYIEIILRSVTAGVISVDKLGKISTINRSAEKMVGVRGEDILNRNYKKVVGKYYQEMIKSMVKAAFAAGGTIERETKLTLKGENVTLLISLSILRDERNNYLGMVLVFDDLTELIKGQRAATWREVARRIAHEIKNPLTPIQLSAQRLQKRFGDKVDDEMDIFGECTSTIISQVDELKALVNEFSSFARLPAANPVATHIGEIIKEVLSLYREAHKDVDFRTFMPDNIPLLNLDQKQIKRVFINLLENAVEALRLEGVIEISARHNEEERKVEITVADNGAGISLHDKNRLFEPYFSTKKGGTGLGLAIIDTIMKDHKAAIRVKDNVPRGTKFMLEFPVMS from the coding sequence ATGTATATATCTCCCCTTAAAAAGATAAAAATTGCCGAACTGGAAGACAGGCAAAGAAGAAGGAGAGATTTTTACATCCTCATAGGGACCATTTTGACAATGGCGGGGCTGACATTTCTTGAAACCGCGCTGTACAAGCAGGGAGGTGAACTCCCCGTTGCCAACAATATCCTCATATTTGTCATTATTAATATTAATGTCATCCTCCTTCTTCTCATTCTTTACCTCCTTGTAAGAAACCTGGTAAAGCTATTTTTTGAACGAAAAAGCCGGATTCTCGGTGCAAAACTCAAAACCAAACTTGTTGCCGCCTTTGTATCTTTATCGCTTATACCAACGCTTCTTCTCTTCTCTTTTTCAGTTGCCTTCATTTCAAACAGTATTGAAGATTGGTTCAGCGCTCCCGTTGAAAAGACCCTTAAGGGGGCGGAACAGATATCGAGAAGTTTTAATAATGCCAAGGCTGACGAAGCTATTTACCATGCCAATCAGATAAGCAAGAAGATCAAGGAGCGAAAGCTCATTAATCAAAACAGGCTCAACTCTCTCAGGTGGTATCTCAAGGCCAAAGTTGTTGAGTACAGGCTGGGAAGTATTGAAGTGTTTTCACCGCATCAAAAGGTTTTGGCCGCTGCCGTTCACCCCGACCTTTCTGCCGACCTTTTCTCCTTACCCGAGTCCTCTCTTATAAAAGATGGATTAATGGGCAAAAAAACATCCGTCATTCAGACTGTAGGCAAAGGGGATATGATAAGGGGCGTTTCTCCCATTTATTCAACATGGAAAAAAGATGATATTGTTGCCGTCGCTGTTGCCACCTATTACATTCCTTACAGGCTTGTTGCCAAAATGACCGATATCAGCAACTCCTACAAGGAGTACAGGCAGCTTAAAATGGTCAAGTATCCCGTTAAAATGAATTATCTCATGACGCTGCTTATGGTGACGCTTGTCATTATTTTTACGGCAATCTGGTTCGGCCTTTACCTTGCAAAGGGGATTACCGTGCCTATTCAGGAACTGGCAGAAGGAACCAATGAGGTTGCCAACGGCAATCTTGACTTTAAGATCGACCTTGAGTCAGGCGATGAGGTGGGCACACTGGTGAGTTCTTTTAACAAGATGACGGAAGATATCAAAGTGAGCAAAAGGAGGCTCGAAAAGAGTAACCTCGACCTGGAAAACAGACGCCGGTATATCGAGATCATTTTAAGAAGTGTGACGGCGGGCGTTATCTCTGTGGACAAGCTGGGTAAAATCAGTACCATTAACAGGTCTGCCGAAAAAATGGTTGGTGTTAGAGGGGAGGATATTTTAAACAGGAACTACAAGAAAGTGGTCGGCAAATATTATCAGGAAATGATAAAGAGTATGGTAAAGGCCGCTTTTGCCGCCGGTGGAACGATAGAAAGGGAAACCAAGCTGACACTTAAGGGAGAGAACGTGACTCTTCTTATCAGCCTGTCCATATTACGTGATGAAAGAAATAATTACCTTGGTATGGTTCTTGTTTTCGATGATCTGACGGAACTCATTAAGGGGCAGAGGGCTGCTACCTGGAGGGAAGTTGCCCGGCGCATTGCCCATGAGATAAAAAACCCCCTTACTCCCATACAGCTTTCGGCGCAAAGATTGCAAAAACGATTTGGGGACAAGGTTGATGACGAAATGGATATTTTTGGAGAGTGCACCTCAACCATTATCAGCCAGGTTGATGAACTGAAGGCGCTTGTTAATGAGTTTTCCAGTTTTGCCCGCCTTCCCGCAGCGAATCCCGTTGCTACTCATATAGGAGAGATCATTAAAGAGGTCCTTTCCCTCTATCGTGAAGCCCATAAGGATGTTGATTTCAGAACCTTCATGCCCGACAATATTCCGCTTCTTAATCTCGATCAGAAGCAGATCAAACGGGTTTTTATTAACCTTCTTGAAAATGCTGTCGAGGCATTGAGGTTGGAAGGGGTTATTGAAATTTCGGCACGCCATAACGAGGAAGAGAGAAAAGTGGAGATTACCGTTGCCGATAATGGCGCAGGGATTTCTCTCCACGATAAAAACAGGCTCTTTGAACCTTATTTTTCAACCAAAAAAGGGGGAACCGGTCTGGGCCTCGCCATTATTGATACGATCATGAAAGATCATAAAGCCGCTATCAGGGTGAAGGATAATGTTCCAAGGGGTACGAAGTTTATGCTAGAATTTCCTGTAATGAGTTAA
- a CDS encoding sigma-54 dependent transcriptional regulator, with protein sequence MNCNILIVDDEESIRSTLSGVLKDEGFDVILAEDGEKGFDMAKEEGPDLVLLDIWMPGIDGMETLKKIKSELPHLQVIMMSGHGTIETAVQATKLGAYDFIEKPLSLDKLLLCINNALSLHRLEEENKRLKEKFGGWREMVGESVAMKKLKEQIATVAPSNAWVLITGENGTGKELVANLLHLKSKRSDAPFVDVNCAAIPEELIESELFGHEKGAFTGAVSSKRGKFDLANGGTLFLDEIADMSLKTQAKILRILQEQRFERVGGSKSIKVDVRVVAATNKDLLQEIKEGSFREDLYYRLNVIPFEVPPLREREQDIELLVKKFVNLYSKDMGGPAKRFHDEAIEGLKQYHWPGNVRELKNLVERLVIMTRGSVIKKSDLPPYIPGKELKGPDFESFGSLKDARNAFEKAFIAEKLAENNGNITKTAEAIGLERSNLHKKIKMYELEVD encoded by the coding sequence TTGAATTGCAATATATTGATTGTCGATGATGAAGAGAGTATAAGAAGCACCCTTTCGGGAGTTCTGAAAGACGAAGGCTTTGATGTAATTCTTGCCGAAGACGGTGAAAAAGGATTCGATATGGCAAAGGAGGAAGGGCCCGATCTCGTTCTCCTCGATATCTGGATGCCCGGTATTGATGGTATGGAAACGCTAAAAAAGATAAAGAGTGAACTTCCCCACCTTCAGGTCATTATGATGTCGGGCCACGGTACTATCGAAACCGCTGTTCAGGCGACGAAACTGGGGGCCTATGATTTTATTGAAAAGCCGCTTTCTCTCGATAAATTGCTTTTGTGCATTAATAATGCGCTTAGCCTGCACCGTCTTGAGGAAGAGAATAAGCGACTGAAAGAAAAATTTGGCGGCTGGCGTGAAATGGTTGGTGAAAGTGTGGCCATGAAGAAGCTTAAAGAGCAGATAGCTACCGTGGCGCCTTCCAATGCCTGGGTGCTTATTACCGGTGAAAACGGGACAGGCAAGGAGCTTGTTGCAAATCTCCTGCATCTCAAAAGCAAGCGATCTGACGCGCCTTTTGTTGATGTCAATTGTGCCGCCATTCCTGAAGAACTCATTGAGAGTGAGCTTTTCGGACATGAAAAAGGCGCTTTTACGGGGGCCGTTTCGAGTAAAAGAGGCAAGTTTGATCTTGCCAACGGCGGGACGCTTTTTCTTGATGAGATTGCTGATATGAGTCTTAAAACGCAGGCCAAAATATTGAGAATTCTTCAGGAACAGCGCTTTGAAAGGGTGGGAGGCAGCAAAAGTATCAAGGTTGATGTACGGGTCGTTGCAGCCACCAATAAAGACCTTTTGCAGGAGATCAAGGAAGGCAGTTTCAGGGAAGATCTTTATTACCGGCTCAATGTTATCCCATTCGAAGTACCGCCTCTCAGAGAGAGAGAGCAAGACATTGAACTCCTTGTTAAAAAGTTTGTAAATCTCTATTCCAAGGACATGGGTGGGCCTGCAAAGCGTTTCCATGATGAGGCCATTGAAGGATTAAAGCAATATCACTGGCCCGGCAATGTACGAGAGCTCAAGAATCTCGTTGAAAGACTGGTTATCATGACACGCGGCTCTGTTATAAAAAAGTCAGATCTTCCACCCTATATTCCGGGGAAAGAGCTTAAAGGACCTGACTTTGAAAGCTTTGGCAGCTTAAAAGATGCAAGGAACGCCTTTGAAAAGGCTTTTATTGCAGAAAAGCTGGCTGAAAATAATGGAAATATAACTAAAACAGCAGAGGCTATAGGGCTTGAAAGGAGCAACCTGCATAAAAAAATCAAAATGTATGAGTTGGAAGTGGATTAA
- the rho gene encoding transcription termination factor Rho yields the protein MNLKDLKEEKIGNLIKMAEDLGVEGAAGKRKQELIFAILQAQTEKNGMIYSEGVLEILPDGFGFLRAPDYNYLPGPDDIYISPSQIRRFGLRTGDTISGQIRPPKESERYFALLRVEKINHDEPEAARGKILFDNLTPLYPDEHIKLETDRKNLSGRILDIVAPIGKGQRGLIVAPPRTGKTMFLQSIANSITINHPEVYLIVLLIDERPEEVTDMIRSVKGEVVSSTFDEPPQRHVQVADMVIEKAKRLVEHKKDVVILLDSITRLARAHNTVTPASGKVLSGGIDANALQKPKRFFGAARNIEEGGSLTIIATALVDTGSRMDEVIFEEFKGTGNMESHLDRKLVEKRIFPAIDINKSGTRKEELLIEQEDLNKIWILRKVLHPLNVVDSMEFIREKIEKTKSNREFFDIMNK from the coding sequence ATGAATCTGAAGGACCTTAAAGAGGAGAAGATCGGCAATCTGATCAAGATGGCCGAAGATCTTGGCGTTGAAGGGGCGGCCGGAAAACGAAAGCAGGAACTGATATTTGCCATTTTGCAGGCCCAAACGGAAAAGAATGGCATGATATACAGTGAAGGGGTGCTGGAGATCCTGCCTGACGGGTTCGGCTTTTTGAGGGCTCCCGATTACAACTATCTCCCCGGTCCCGATGATATTTATATCTCTCCTTCCCAGATCAGACGGTTTGGCCTTAGAACGGGTGATACCATTTCAGGTCAGATCAGACCCCCCAAAGAATCTGAAAGATATTTTGCTCTCCTTAGAGTCGAAAAGATAAACCATGATGAACCGGAAGCGGCAAGAGGGAAAATCTTATTTGACAACCTGACGCCGCTCTACCCCGATGAGCATATCAAGCTTGAAACAGACAGAAAGAACTTGTCAGGAAGGATTCTCGATATTGTTGCGCCTATCGGAAAAGGTCAGAGGGGACTTATTGTCGCCCCCCCGAGAACGGGGAAGACCATGTTTCTCCAGAGCATTGCCAACAGCATTACCATCAATCACCCCGAGGTTTACCTCATCGTTCTTCTCATCGATGAAAGACCGGAAGAGGTGACGGATATGATTCGCTCCGTCAAGGGCGAAGTGGTGAGCTCTACCTTCGATGAACCGCCTCAAAGGCATGTTCAGGTGGCGGACATGGTTATAGAAAAGGCGAAAAGACTGGTTGAGCATAAGAAAGACGTTGTCATTCTTCTTGACAGTATTACACGACTTGCAAGGGCGCATAATACGGTTACACCTGCCAGCGGAAAGGTTCTCTCCGGTGGTATCGATGCCAATGCCCTCCAGAAGCCGAAAAGATTTTTTGGCGCTGCAAGGAATATTGAGGAAGGCGGCAGCCTGACGATTATTGCAACGGCCCTTGTCGATACGGGAAGCAGGATGGATGAAGTCATCTTTGAAGAATTCAAAGGAACCGGTAATATGGAGAGTCACCTTGACAGAAAGCTCGTCGAGAAGAGAATTTTCCCTGCCATTGATATTAATAAGTCAGGAACGAGGAAGGAAGAACTCCTCATTGAACAGGAAGACCTCAATAAGATCTGGATACTCAGGAAAGTGCTTCACCCTCTCAATGTTGTAGACAGCATGGAGTTTATCAGGGAAAAAATTGAAAAAACGAAGAGCAACAGAGAATTTTTCGATATTATGAACAAGTAG